A genome region from Gardnerella vaginalis includes the following:
- a CDS encoding response regulator transcription factor: MNTTYAIVDNDTLVLRYMQLLLKSRLPENFVCAWMCSSAKQAIHRCVTENTPDVLLVDMSMREMSGVDVIKAIRERNSNIVLIGITSYMLDEYVLQVSKAGGQALVHKDNLADVVAAIQSRTTSYGCPELPKYIDYFHTPQESFNMISQLPKTSVLSPQESEIMRLCKQGYSTKEIADQLNVKVSTVNTHLRRIYGKLQVRSRMQALAALAKYSHDI, from the coding sequence ATGAACACTACTTACGCAATTGTTGATAATGACACGCTTGTATTGCGATATATGCAACTCCTTCTGAAAAGTCGTTTGCCTGAAAACTTTGTTTGTGCATGGATGTGTTCTTCTGCAAAACAAGCTATTCATCGTTGCGTTACAGAAAATACTCCTGACGTACTTTTAGTAGATATGTCAATGAGAGAAATGAGTGGTGTTGATGTAATTAAGGCAATTCGCGAGCGCAATAGCAATATTGTTTTAATTGGCATTACTTCCTACATGCTGGATGAATACGTATTGCAAGTTTCTAAGGCGGGTGGTCAAGCGTTAGTGCATAAAGACAATTTAGCAGACGTAGTTGCAGCTATCCAATCGCGCACAACAAGCTACGGTTGCCCAGAATTGCCAAAATATATTGACTATTTTCACACTCCGCAAGAATCATTTAATATGATTTCTCAACTTCCGAAGACTTCAGTTTTGTCTCCTCAAGAATCGGAAATTATGCGCTTGTGCAAACAGGGGTATTCTACGAAAGAGATTGCAGATCAGCTTAATGTGAAAGTTTCAACAGTAAACACGCATTTACGGCGTATTTATGGAAAACTTCAAGTCCGAAGTCGAATGCAGGCGCTTGCTGCGCTCGCAAAATATTCGCATGACATATAA
- a CDS encoding DUF2089 family protein: MDHIPKWMANLTDEDMSFIKNFVLSSGSLKEMSQMYQVSYPTMRIRLNRLIEKLRISDNEPEDPFVLLVKSLAIDDKYDVDTARTLINEYRKRKDES, from the coding sequence ATGGATCATATTCCAAAATGGATGGCTAATCTCACAGACGAAGATATGTCGTTTATAAAGAACTTTGTATTATCGTCTGGATCGTTAAAAGAAATGTCGCAAATGTATCAAGTCTCTTACCCAACGATGAGAATCAGGCTTAACAGGCTCATTGAAAAACTGCGTATAAGCGACAATGAACCAGAAGACCCATTCGTTCTTTTAGTAAAGAGTCTTGCTATTGACGATAAATACGACGTTGACACAGCTCGAACACTCATAAACGAATATAGAAAAAGAAAGGATGAATCATGA
- a CDS encoding ABC transporter ATP-binding protein has protein sequence MQNNGIEPLISVRNLYKSYGNRPVLHNLSFSVQQGESLAIMGASGSGKSTILNILGMLETYDKGEIKIAGKELPAINSVAATKLRRYHISYLFQSFALLNDRTVLDNLWIAMAYNKESKSVKHQMIDAVLAELNIEYAKNDRIAVLSGGEQQRVAIARAMLKPGSLILADEPTGSLDRDLADKVFAQLQAMNKEYNKTLLVVTHDPLIAQRCDRVLHIEALAR, from the coding sequence ATGCAAAACAATGGTATTGAACCTTTAATAAGTGTACGCAATCTTTATAAATCATATGGAAATCGACCGGTTTTACATAATCTTAGTTTTAGTGTGCAACAAGGAGAATCGTTAGCAATCATGGGGGCTTCTGGCTCTGGAAAATCCACTATTCTCAACATTCTCGGCATGCTTGAAACCTATGATAAAGGTGAAATAAAGATTGCTGGCAAAGAACTTCCAGCTATTAATTCCGTTGCTGCTACCAAGTTACGTCGTTATCATATTAGCTATTTATTTCAATCGTTTGCATTGCTCAATGATCGAACTGTGCTTGATAATTTGTGGATTGCGATGGCATATAATAAAGAGTCAAAGTCTGTTAAACACCAAATGATTGATGCAGTTCTTGCTGAACTCAATATTGAGTATGCTAAAAATGACCGTATTGCTGTGCTTTCTGGTGGTGAACAGCAGCGAGTTGCGATTGCTCGTGCAATGCTGAAACCTGGCTCGTTGATTTTGGCAGATGAGCCGACGGGTTCACTTGATAGAGATCTTGCTGATAAAGTGTTTGCGCAATTGCAAGCGATGAATAAAGAATATAACAAGACATTGCTTGTAGTGACGCATGATCCTTTGATTGCTCAGCGGTGTGATCGTGTGTTGCATATTGAGGCGCTAGCTCGGTAG